A region of the Mytilus galloprovincialis chromosome 1, xbMytGall1.hap1.1, whole genome shotgun sequence genome:
AAATattaaaacggaaaatccctaattaaatggcaaatcaaaagttcaaacacatcaaacgaagtgATAATAACTGTTTAGGTTGTACATGTAACACCATAGCCAGATTGCCAGAGATTGTAGGGACCAACCACCACTGGGACGTTGCCACTGCTTGTGGACATTTTACCTCTGTAGGTATTATTGGTCAAGTATATTCAGCTTTTTGTTGACATGACATATTAATGACATGGTCATTATCTGAAAAGTTACTGTTTATGAAAAGTTGAATTTAGTTGAAACAGTAAGGTTGTATAACCCAAGGCAAAGATTGCCATAACTTTAGTTGACATACAACGTTTTAAAATTTGTCGGTTtttaatgcttttcaactttgtttttcattttgtcttACACCAATTTTGAATAGAGTGCCACTAaagagtctcatgtagacgaaactcgcatATGATGTAACTCCATGTTTGGTATCGTTGATAAATTAATTTATAGTTAAAACCCTCTACTAACGGATGCTAGACGTTTCGGACACACAGCAAGTTTGGTAACAGTCGTTTTGCCATACTGCCAGATCGCGCTtacttaaaacaaaatgtaagaaaattacaaaatcaGTCCTTATCCCACCCAAGACATCACCAccagtttttgttgggattcgtgttgctcagtcgttagttttctgtgttatgtttagtgtactgttgtttgttggtattttgatcattgagaaacttaatattctcttaacaacacaacgtaattaaaacgttgagctgattttacagagttatctccctgtagtgttaggtaccaccttaatacatGACAGCTTATATGTCAACTTAtattcgacttatgagtttgaatgcctCTCTGCtatcttttgtcttttttatattaacaccaAATCCAAATTTCAAGGGAAAAAGATGAATCTCACTATTTGGCATGTAAACCCAAACGAAAAAAGGAATCATAATTATTGCAGAGacataatacaattgtattatatgtctctgattataGTCAACATTATATACATAATCTGATATGAAGATTTAGTAGAGGGGGGAAAAAGGTGATAAATTGCATATTAAAAACTCTCCCTCTTAGTATGAAACGGAACAAAATGGCATATATAGAAAAATTCGTGACTTAAACCGATTGAAGCTCGATAAGTATTGTAAACATGCAAAGAATAAATAATTTACATAGGAAGGTGAATTTATCAAATGAAACATCTAGGAGATATCGGGATTTCAAACGCAGTTGTCTAGACATGTTCTGAGACTACTTTCAAGTGTTATAATAATGTCTTAGATTGAAACGCAGGGAAGACCAACATTATCTTGTCGCGGAACTATTACCTATACACTAACATTTACCGTAACAATTTGACTCAACCTGGTGATataaattttgacaataaatgtcaCTTGAGTGATTCtctaggccaaaaaaaaaaatgaaagttataaaCCAGCTAACgcaaatattaaagattttaaaatacaATCGAAATGAACCAAAAGTATAGCAATTATTTAGTAATTACCAAGTATTCAATTTTCTGTTGTCTATAACACATATGCTTGGTGTAAGGATTTGGAATATACTGTATAATTTccaataaatataattataactcTTGGTTTTACTCTTTATTCACATTCTGAGCACACAGGTTTTGCTCACATTTTCCGAATTAATTCGGTTCAATTCCAATATGGAAAAGAAAACACTGAAAGctataaaaacatgaaaactgTACTAAGCTTAACATCTAGAGACATAAATTATACACCTATatcttattttacaaaaaaaggcCTTAAACATGAGTGCAGGGAAAGGGCGGTGCGGTGCGTTTGACACTGATATAGGAAACATCACATCATGGATTTTTTAACAACGCTTTTGAATTACGCCCCTTTGACTCTCAGTGAACACTGATAAAGTTTCAAAAACTTGCAGATTTGGGATATTTTCCTTTGTGTCTGTAAATTATATCTCCTCGAAGGActgtcattttgattttgattttactaATTTTTGAGCTGGGTATTTTCATTACATCACTATCGATCACAACAAAATCAGCTTCTTTTCCATTTTCTAACGATCCAACAATATTTTCCTGTCGCATGGCATATGCACCATTTATTGTGTACATTTCTATAGCTTGTTTTATTGCAACTGACTGATGGCCCCTTTCGACTGCATGCTGAATACCGATAAAAGGATTCAGGTCACTGACATCCCAGTCACTACTCAAGGTCACTGTGGCGCCAGTGTCTGCAACACTTTTAACCGGAACAAAATTTTCAGCTCGTTCCGTTCCGACAACCGATTCTGTGCTGTGTCTTCCACAAGGAAGCGTGTAATCACCAGACACTTGGAAGTCGGCTACAACCCCAAGATCCTTGAATCTACCCAAATCCCCCTCGTCTATAAGTTCTAAATGTGTCATTCGATGACGTgtattgttttcttttgtattttctATGGCATTTAGAACCTCATGTACGGCTCGATCACCAATAGCATGTATAtgaaaatcaaattgtttttcGTCTGAAAAATGTTGCAAACTCTTGATATATTTTTCTATCCGAGCCTGTGTGAAATAGTTCATCCCAATATTTTCCTCAAGACCTTTAAGGTGAAGTTTCTTTATGTATGGTTTAAGAACAGCTGCTGTAGTATTATCAAGTAACCCATCAgcatacatttttatttgattttgtcgtAGAAGACAGTTATCGTCACAGTGGTACCCAGTATGTAGCTCTTTCAAATTCTCAATTTGTTCTTCATCGCACATATGGGAATACACCCAAAATCCCAAAATAGCTCTGACTGTGAGCTTTTTGTCAGCACATGCTTTCTGCCAAGCTTTATGATGTTCTTGCTTCCAATACACTCTTGCATCGCAAAGGGAAGTAATgccatattttttaatttgatctaaGGCATACATCAAACCTTCATAGttatatttttccatttttgcCGAAGGCGCCATGGCAATATCCATGATTTCTATGCcttcattttcaaataaaattccatttggTTCCTCAGTGCCCTTTTCTCTCATTATAATACCACCTTCTCGGTCGACAGTTTGGCTATTAATACCAGCCAATGATAAAGCTCGAGTATTTACCCAAACTGAATGTGAGGTTTCTTCCATCATGATAGCCGGTTTATTAGGAACAGCTTCATCTAATATTTTCCTAGGAGATCTTCCACCACTTTCAATATGTTTTAACATCATTTCGATTGAATATCCATGCCCAAGAACCCAGTTAGTCCCTTTCTGTTTTGGTGCCTGTTTCTTTATAAGACCGATCATATCTTCCGGGGAAAGGTCGCGCGGTAATTCACAGGTTCCGCCAACCTCTGAACCTGACTCAAGTGGATGCATATGGACGTCATGAATACCAGGGAGAACAGTAGCTCCATCTAGATCGTACATCTCATATTCACCTGCAAATTATGAAATAGCATTAATTGTCTCAAACTATGGCCACCACCTGAACCAAGGATTATACATCGCAAGTACTTTCAATATAAAGTTTTCATAACTGCACGTATGAAATTGATGCTCCCTAAACATTATAATAATACCGAGACAatctatatacatttttaaaggaatacataatgctggtggagatttattcccccgagggtatcaccagcccagtagtcagcacttctgtgttgacttgagttatcattgatatgttcataataataaattaactgttaacaaaactttgaatttttgaaatattaaggcttttcttccttaggaatagattaccttagctgtatttgacaaaacttttaggaatttttagtcttcaatgctctttaacttcgtactttatttggacttttaaacatttttggattcgagcatcactgatgagtcttctgtagacgaaacgcgcgtctgtcgtaaatataaaattttaatcctggtatctatgatgagtttatttacaaccactgggtcgatgccactgctggtggagatttatttccccgagggtatcaccagcccagtagtcagcactgctgtgttgacttgagttatcattgatatgttcataatgataaattaactgttaacaaaactttgaatttttgaaatactaagacttttctacctcaggaatagattaccttagctctATTTGgcacttcaacttcgtactttatttggtcttttaaacatttttggattcgaacgtcactgatgagtcttttgtagacgagacgcgcgtctggcgtaaatataaaatttgaatcctggtatctatgatgagtttttatcAGATCTTATCAAGGAAATATAAAAGTTTTgtatgaagaaaacaaaaagtGTTGCCAACAGATTCTTTCGAGCTAAAGTACATACCATAGCCCTTTCTAATATGTCAGTTCAGAGGAACAAA
Encoded here:
- the LOC143080953 gene encoding putative amidohydrolase YtcJ — encoded protein: MASFKSPRQSSGGAIYLNGNIYTVVCSEWERQPKKAMVVQGGIIIYVGSDEEAKNFYKSGEYEMYDLDGATVLPGIHDVHMHPLESGSEVGGTCELPRDLSPEDMIGLIKKQAPKQKGTNWVLGHGYSIEMMLKHIESGGRSPRKILDEAVPNKPAIMMEETSHSVWVNTRALSLAGINSQTVDREGGIIMREKGTEEPNGILFENEGIEIMDIAMAPSAKMEKYNYEGLMYALDQIKKYGITSLCDARVYWKQEHHKAWQKACADKKLTVRAILGFWVYSHMCDEEQIENLKELHTGYHCDDNCLLRQNQIKMYADGLLDNTTAAVLKPYIKKLHLKGLEENIGMNYFTQARIEKYIKSLQHFSDEKQFDFHIHAIGDRAVHEVLNAIENTKENNTRHRMTHLELIDEGDLGRFKDLGVVADFQVSGDYTLPCGRHSTESVVGTERAENFVPVKSVADTGATVTLSSDWDVSDLNPFIGIQHAVERGHQSVAIKQAIEMYTINGAYAMRQENIVGSLENGKEADFVVIDSDVMKIPSSKISKIKIKMTVLRGDIIYRHKGKYPKSASF